From Veillonella dispar, one genomic window encodes:
- the ygeW gene encoding knotted carbamoyltransferase YgeW: MTDFNKSIETLKGLDVSKMYGEDFFLTWEKSEDELKGVWAVADALRALRERNISTKVFDSGLGISLFRDNSTRTRFSFASACNLLGLEVQDLDEGKSQIAHGETVRETANMISFMADVIGIRDDMYIGKGNAYMREVSNAVKEGHEDGVLEQRPTLVNLQCDIDHPTQIMADAAHIIKEFGGIENLKGKKLAMTWAYSPSYGKPLSVPQGAIGLFTRLGMEVVLAHPEGYEVMPEVEEIAKKQAEESGGSFRRTNDMKEAFKDADIVYPKSWAPFGAMEKRTKLYGENDHEGIKALEKVLLEENGKHKDWACTEEMMSLTKDGKALYLHCLPADITGVSCEEGEVDATVFDRYRVPLYKEASYKPYVIAAMIFLSKFKNPVETLKELERKGTDRVQP, encoded by the coding sequence ATGACAGACTTCAATAAAAGTATTGAAACTTTAAAAGGCTTAGACGTTAGCAAAATGTACGGCGAAGATTTCTTCCTTACATGGGAAAAATCTGAAGATGAATTAAAAGGTGTTTGGGCAGTAGCTGATGCGTTACGTGCTCTTAGAGAACGCAATATTTCCACTAAAGTATTCGACAGTGGTCTTGGCATTTCTTTATTCCGTGATAACTCCACAAGAACTCGCTTCTCCTTCGCTTCTGCTTGTAACCTCTTAGGTCTTGAAGTACAAGACTTGGATGAAGGTAAATCCCAAATCGCTCACGGTGAAACAGTTCGTGAAACAGCTAACATGATCTCCTTTATGGCTGACGTTATCGGTATTCGCGATGACATGTACATCGGTAAAGGTAATGCTTACATGCGTGAAGTATCCAATGCAGTTAAAGAAGGTCATGAAGATGGCGTATTAGAACAACGCCCTACACTTGTAAACTTACAATGTGATATCGACCATCCTACACAAATCATGGCTGACGCAGCTCATATCATTAAAGAATTCGGCGGTATTGAAAATCTTAAAGGTAAAAAACTTGCTATGACTTGGGCATACTCCCCATCTTATGGTAAACCTTTATCCGTACCTCAAGGTGCTATTGGTTTATTCACTCGTCTAGGTATGGAAGTTGTATTAGCACATCCAGAAGGCTACGAAGTAATGCCGGAAGTTGAAGAAATCGCTAAAAAACAAGCTGAAGAAAGTGGCGGTTCCTTCCGCAGAACTAACGATATGAAAGAAGCTTTCAAAGATGCAGATATCGTATATCCTAAGAGCTGGGCTCCATTTGGTGCAATGGAAAAACGTACTAAATTATATGGTGAAAATGATCATGAAGGTATTAAAGCATTAGAGAAAGTTCTCCTTGAAGAAAATGGTAAACATAAAGATTGGGCATGTACTGAAGAGATGATGAGTCTCACTAAAGACGGCAAAGCTCTTTACTTACATTGCTTACCAGCAGATATTACAGGTGTAAGTTGTGAAGAAGGCGAAGTTGACGCAACAGTATTTGATCGCTATCGCGTACCTCTTTATAAAGAAGCAAGCTACAAACCATATGTTATTGCAGCGATGATCTTCTTAAGCAAATTTAAGAATCCTGTAGAAACTTTAAAAGAATTAGAGCGGAAGGGAACTGATCGAGTTCAACCGTAA
- the arcC gene encoding carbamate kinase codes for MKKRVVVALGGNALGNSLPEQKIAVKSTAKTIIDLVEANCDVVVTHGNGPQIGMINNAMAALTREVEGQPNTPLSVCVAMSQAYIGYDLQNALHEELLNRGIEHLPTMTMVTQVLVDQNDPGFKNPTKPIGHFMTKEEAEYAEKNYDYVVKEDSGRGYRRVVASPAPKEIIEIEAIKGLVGKQLIVACGGGGIPVTREGNELHGAAAVIDKDWTSSLLAQEIDADVLVILTAVEKVAINFGKENEQWLDEITVADAKKYAAAGEFAEGSMKPKVEAAIAFAESKKGRVSIITLLEKSKDGIAGKTGTRIVL; via the coding sequence ATGAAAAAAAGAGTTGTAGTAGCACTAGGTGGGAATGCATTGGGCAATTCCCTTCCAGAACAAAAGATTGCCGTAAAAAGTACAGCTAAAACAATTATTGATTTAGTAGAAGCCAATTGTGATGTAGTAGTAACTCATGGTAATGGCCCTCAAATTGGTATGATCAACAATGCGATGGCTGCGTTGACACGTGAAGTAGAAGGTCAACCAAATACTCCATTATCTGTATGTGTAGCAATGAGCCAAGCATATATTGGATATGACTTACAAAATGCGCTCCATGAAGAGTTGCTAAATCGTGGTATTGAACATTTACCAACCATGACAATGGTTACACAAGTACTGGTTGATCAAAATGACCCTGGTTTTAAAAATCCTACAAAACCAATTGGTCACTTTATGACTAAAGAAGAAGCTGAATACGCAGAAAAAAATTACGATTACGTTGTAAAAGAAGATTCTGGCCGCGGTTATCGCCGTGTAGTAGCATCTCCAGCACCTAAAGAAATTATCGAAATCGAAGCGATTAAAGGCTTAGTAGGTAAACAATTAATCGTTGCTTGTGGCGGTGGCGGTATCCCTGTAACTAGAGAAGGTAATGAACTTCATGGTGCAGCAGCCGTTATTGATAAAGATTGGACTAGTAGCTTATTAGCACAAGAAATTGATGCTGATGTACTTGTTATCTTAACAGCAGTTGAAAAAGTAGCCATTAATTTTGGTAAAGAAAATGAACAATGGCTTGATGAAATCACTGTAGCAGATGCGAAAAAATATGCAGCAGCAGGTGAGTTTGCAGAAGGATCTATGAAACCAAAAGTAGAAGCTGCCATTGCATTTGCAGAATCTAAAAAAGGCCGTGTTTCTATTATCACATTATTAGAAAAATCTAAGGATGGTATAGCAGGAAAAACCGGCACGCGTATCGTATTATAA
- the ssnA gene encoding putative aminohydrolase SsnA yields MILLGKGTVITRDTDRPIIYDGAVVIDGTQIIDIGAYDELCKTYKEAEVIDAHGGLIMPGFINAHHHIYSALARGLSLPGPAPTNFGEILEGLWFYLDNKLTAPDVKASALLTYLGCIENGVTTIFDHHASYGETANSLSVIADVAKQFGVRSCLCYEVSDRNGVDQMKAAVAENVRFGKEAIKDPSRLAAMMGLHASFTLSSDTLDYVKAHNEDKLGYHVHVAEGPEDVADSKEKYGMTPVRRLVEAGILGPKSIAGHCVHVTDEDVELLKKSQAKVVHNPESNMGNAVGTTDILKLLGEGITVGLGTDGYTNDMLESYKVANCLVKHEQHKPYVGWGEVPHMLFENNRKMANEFFDTTVGILKKGAAADVIVLDYAAPTPLDENNINGHLLFGANGMYVVTTISDGVPRMIDRKLQGIDKAEVMNEVLATSKGLWKRLNP; encoded by the coding sequence ATGATTTTATTAGGAAAAGGTACTGTAATTACTCGCGATACTGATAGACCTATCATTTATGATGGCGCTGTTGTTATTGACGGAACTCAGATTATTGATATTGGCGCATATGATGAATTATGCAAAACATATAAAGAAGCAGAAGTTATTGATGCTCATGGCGGCTTGATTATGCCAGGCTTTATCAATGCACATCATCATATTTACTCTGCTCTTGCACGCGGCTTATCCTTGCCTGGTCCAGCACCAACTAACTTTGGTGAAATTTTAGAAGGACTATGGTTCTATTTAGATAATAAATTGACAGCTCCAGATGTGAAGGCTAGCGCATTACTTACATATTTAGGTTGTATCGAAAATGGCGTTACCACTATCTTCGATCATCATGCAAGTTATGGTGAAACTGCCAATAGTTTATCTGTAATTGCTGATGTGGCTAAACAGTTTGGTGTTCGCTCTTGCTTATGCTATGAAGTATCTGACCGTAACGGCGTAGATCAAATGAAAGCAGCCGTTGCAGAAAATGTACGTTTTGGTAAAGAAGCGATAAAAGATCCATCTAGACTCGCTGCTATGATGGGCTTGCATGCATCTTTCACACTAAGCTCTGATACATTAGACTATGTGAAAGCTCACAATGAAGATAAATTAGGTTATCATGTTCATGTTGCAGAAGGGCCAGAAGATGTGGCAGATAGTAAAGAAAAATATGGCATGACACCTGTTAGACGACTTGTTGAAGCTGGCATTTTAGGTCCTAAGAGCATCGCCGGTCACTGCGTACACGTAACTGATGAAGATGTAGAATTGTTGAAGAAATCTCAAGCTAAGGTTGTACATAACCCAGAAAGTAACATGGGTAATGCAGTAGGCACAACAGATATCTTGAAGCTATTAGGTGAAGGTATCACAGTTGGTCTAGGTACAGATGGTTACACAAATGACATGCTAGAATCTTACAAAGTAGCAAACTGCCTTGTAAAACATGAGCAACATAAACCATATGTAGGCTGGGGCGAAGTTCCTCATATGCTATTTGAAAACAACCGCAAAATGGCGAATGAATTCTTCGACACCACAGTAGGCATCCTTAAAAAAGGTGCTGCCGCTGACGTAATCGTTCTTGATTACGCAGCACCAACACCACTTGATGAAAATAACATCAATGGTCATTTATTATTCGGTGCTAATGGTATGTATGTAGTAACAACTATTAGTGATGGTGTACCACGTATGATTGATCGCAAATTACAAGGCATTGACAAAGCTGAAGTAATGAATGAAGTATTAGCAACATCTAAAGGTTTATGGAAACGACTAAACCCATAA
- the hydA gene encoding dihydropyrimidinase, which translates to MIIIQQGDLVLTDRILTGDLLIDGDKIVAIDEHISVPEGAEVINAKGCYVFPGFIDPHTHFQMTNALASTADDFDSGTKAAILGGTTSIINFASPEEGSLCKGLEVHKERAAGHCSCDYKFHMELVEMNEDVAREIPQVVEAGVSSFKVYLAYGFRLTDREIYDAIEAIKPTGALVGAHCENGDLIDALVADKRKRGELDVSNHPLTRPAMIESEAIKRFSTIGAALEYPVHIVHVSSKEGIEEVIRERDLGHKVTCETCPQYLVLDESRYNLPDFEGVKYVMSPPLRTIQDQMALKDALVNGLFQTIGSDHCSFTFNDQKLKSRHDFTRIPGGIPGAEERGIVAYDVLVNQCNMSAVDFMKLVSENPAKLYGMYPKKGTLSIGSDGDITIVDKRIEHVLSKESAHTKADYIPYEGISVTGKVRDVILRGHHVVQDGSLLESYLGECIP; encoded by the coding sequence ATGATTATCATACAACAAGGGGACTTGGTCTTAACTGATCGAATTCTTACCGGAGATTTACTTATCGATGGCGACAAAATTGTCGCCATCGATGAACACATTTCTGTTCCAGAAGGTGCTGAAGTTATTAATGCAAAAGGTTGCTATGTGTTCCCAGGATTTATAGATCCTCATACACACTTTCAGATGACAAATGCCTTAGCGTCTACTGCGGATGATTTTGATAGTGGTACAAAAGCCGCTATTCTTGGTGGGACAACATCAATCATCAATTTTGCTTCTCCTGAGGAAGGATCCCTTTGTAAAGGTTTAGAGGTTCACAAGGAGCGTGCTGCAGGGCATTGCTCCTGTGACTACAAATTCCATATGGAACTTGTAGAAATGAATGAAGATGTAGCCCGTGAGATACCACAGGTCGTAGAGGCTGGTGTGTCATCCTTTAAAGTGTACTTAGCGTATGGTTTCCGTTTAACAGATCGAGAAATTTATGATGCTATAGAGGCAATCAAACCTACAGGAGCTCTTGTTGGAGCACACTGTGAAAATGGTGATTTAATTGACGCTCTCGTAGCTGATAAACGTAAGCGCGGTGAATTAGATGTAAGCAATCATCCACTCACAAGACCGGCCATGATTGAATCGGAAGCGATTAAGCGTTTTAGTACAATAGGTGCTGCATTAGAGTATCCCGTACATATTGTTCATGTAAGTTCTAAAGAGGGGATAGAAGAGGTTATTCGGGAACGAGACCTTGGACATAAAGTAACTTGTGAAACTTGCCCACAATATTTGGTGCTTGATGAATCACGATATAATTTACCTGATTTTGAAGGTGTTAAATATGTGATGAGTCCACCGCTGAGAACGATACAAGATCAAATGGCATTAAAGGATGCATTAGTAAATGGTCTATTCCAAACGATTGGTTCGGATCATTGTAGCTTTACCTTTAATGATCAAAAATTAAAGAGTCGACATGACTTTACCCGGATTCCTGGTGGCATCCCAGGTGCTGAGGAACGAGGGATTGTCGCTTATGATGTGTTGGTAAACCAATGCAATATGAGCGCTGTAGATTTTATGAAATTAGTTAGTGAAAACCCTGCAAAACTTTATGGTATGTACCCTAAGAAGGGAACATTATCCATAGGTAGCGATGGGGATATTACAATTGTTGATAAGCGCATTGAGCATGTGCTTTCAAAAGAGTCTGCCCATACAAAGGCTGACTATATACCTTATGAGGGCATATCCGTAACAGGCAAAGTTCGAGATGTTATCCTTAGAGGTCACCATGTGGTACAAGATGGATCCTTATTAGAATCATATCTTGGTGAATGTATTCCTTAA
- the xdh gene encoding selenium-dependent xanthine dehydrogenase, producing the protein MYRFQVNGTQHEVQEDQRLIDFLRADLKLTGTKEGCSAGACGTCTVIIDGKKAKACVTKLSQLDGKSVVTIEGLSEREKAVYTYAFGECGAVQCGFCIPGMIISAKVLIDENNDPTPDDVKKAILGNICRCTGYVKIEEGIMLAAKMFRENLPVPEKDTTGNVGARLHRVDAEEKALGTGQYADDIQMDGMIYAKALRSKYPRARVDRVDVSKALAHPKCVTALTAKDVPFNKTGHLVPDWDVLIAEGDNTRYVGDAIALVATTEKKYLDEVLALVEVDYTELEPVVDPLEALKPDAPQLHPNGNILTRQTLSRGDVDKAIAEAAFVVTNHYSTPQTDHAFMEPECAVAYREGDVIHLHSGSQNVYDDRHEVSRMLGIPEESVQVHSMLVGGGFGGKEDMSVQHHASLVAWLTGKPTKVLFSRQESLNIHPKRHAMEMDITTACDAEGNLVASKVNIVSNCGAYASLGGPVLQRAGTHSCGPYKFDNFAFDGVCVYTNTVPGGAFRGFGVTQTIFGQEQNIDELAALVGMDPWEFRYKNVVRPGDSLPNGQICSEETALAECLEAVKDAYYASDRTGLAVCLKNSGIGVGLPDTGRIILEVRDGVVRIRTGAACIGQGMATMATQVLCETTGLTADKVFVERPDTVRTPDSGTTTASRQTVFTGEATRKASLRLKEMLETKTLEELNGVEIYEEFLGETDPFNSDKPHPKNHVAYGYGACVATIGEDNKIADLHVAYDVGRVVNPQSCAGQAEGGAIMGMGFAVTEDFPYKDGYVTAKYGTLGLLRATQCPPIHVSLIEKGTPEQYAYGAKGIGEISSIPIAPAIANAYRRIDGEPRRSLPIQHTGYKK; encoded by the coding sequence ATGTACCGCTTTCAAGTGAATGGCACCCAACATGAGGTTCAAGAGGATCAACGTTTAATTGATTTCTTGAGAGCTGATTTGAAATTGACGGGCACTAAAGAAGGTTGTAGTGCTGGTGCTTGTGGTACGTGTACAGTAATTATAGACGGAAAAAAAGCAAAGGCTTGTGTAACTAAATTATCCCAATTAGATGGTAAATCAGTCGTAACAATTGAGGGCTTATCTGAACGGGAAAAAGCGGTATACACCTATGCTTTTGGTGAATGCGGAGCGGTGCAGTGTGGTTTCTGTATCCCAGGTATGATTATTAGTGCAAAAGTTTTGATTGATGAAAATAATGACCCTACACCTGACGATGTTAAAAAAGCTATTTTAGGCAATATCTGTCGTTGTACTGGTTATGTGAAAATCGAAGAAGGCATTATGCTGGCAGCAAAAATGTTCCGTGAGAACTTACCAGTTCCTGAAAAGGATACAACTGGTAATGTAGGTGCTCGTTTACACCGCGTTGATGCGGAGGAAAAAGCACTTGGTACTGGACAATATGCTGATGATATCCAGATGGATGGCATGATTTACGCAAAAGCGTTGCGTTCTAAATACCCTCGTGCTAGAGTCGATCGCGTTGATGTGTCTAAAGCACTTGCACATCCTAAGTGTGTAACGGCTTTGACTGCTAAAGATGTACCATTCAATAAGACTGGTCACTTAGTGCCAGACTGGGATGTACTCATCGCAGAAGGTGATAATACTCGCTATGTTGGCGATGCAATTGCGCTCGTAGCAACTACAGAGAAAAAATACTTGGACGAAGTTCTTGCTCTTGTTGAAGTTGATTATACAGAGTTAGAGCCTGTAGTAGACCCATTAGAAGCATTGAAACCAGATGCACCTCAATTACATCCAAACGGAAATATATTGACTCGTCAAACATTATCTCGTGGTGATGTAGATAAGGCTATTGCTGAGGCCGCATTTGTAGTGACGAATCACTATTCCACACCTCAAACCGACCATGCATTCATGGAACCTGAATGTGCTGTAGCATATCGTGAAGGCGATGTAATTCATTTACATTCCGGTAGCCAAAATGTTTACGATGATCGTCATGAAGTGTCTCGTATGCTTGGCATCCCTGAGGAATCTGTACAAGTTCATAGCATGCTCGTAGGTGGCGGCTTTGGTGGTAAAGAGGACATGAGCGTACAGCATCATGCATCTCTTGTAGCTTGGCTTACAGGCAAACCAACTAAGGTTCTCTTCTCTCGTCAAGAAAGTCTTAATATTCATCCTAAACGCCATGCGATGGAAATGGATATTACTACTGCTTGTGACGCAGAAGGCAACTTGGTAGCAAGTAAGGTAAACATCGTATCTAATTGTGGTGCATATGCATCCTTAGGTGGTCCTGTACTTCAACGTGCAGGTACACACTCTTGTGGTCCTTACAAATTTGATAACTTTGCCTTTGATGGCGTTTGCGTTTACACAAATACTGTTCCTGGTGGTGCATTCCGCGGGTTCGGTGTAACACAAACTATCTTTGGTCAAGAACAAAATATTGATGAATTAGCAGCATTGGTAGGCATGGATCCTTGGGAGTTCCGTTATAAAAACGTTGTTCGCCCTGGTGACTCCTTACCAAATGGCCAAATTTGCTCCGAAGAAACTGCATTAGCAGAATGTTTGGAAGCAGTAAAAGATGCATACTACGCATCTGACCGTACAGGTCTTGCTGTATGCTTGAAAAACAGTGGTATCGGTGTAGGGTTACCTGATACTGGCCGCATTATCTTAGAAGTGCGTGACGGTGTGGTTCGCATCCGTACTGGCGCAGCTTGTATCGGTCAAGGTATGGCTACTATGGCTACTCAAGTTCTTTGTGAAACAACTGGTTTAACAGCTGACAAAGTATTTGTAGAACGCCCTGACACAGTACGTACACCAGACTCTGGTACAACTACTGCATCTCGTCAAACAGTATTCACTGGTGAAGCAACGCGTAAAGCAAGTCTTCGCTTGAAAGAAATGTTAGAAACTAAGACATTAGAGGAACTGAATGGCGTAGAAATTTATGAAGAGTTCCTTGGTGAAACAGATCCATTCAACTCTGATAAACCACATCCAAAAAATCACGTTGCCTATGGTTACGGTGCTTGTGTAGCAACAATTGGTGAAGATAATAAAATTGCTGATTTACATGTAGCATACGACGTAGGTCGTGTAGTTAACCCACAATCCTGTGCTGGTCAAGCTGAAGGCGGCGCTATCATGGGTATGGGCTTTGCTGTAACAGAAGACTTCCCTTATAAAGATGGCTATGTAACAGCTAAATACGGCACTCTAGGTCTTCTTAGAGCGACACAATGTCCACCAATTCATGTGAGTTTGATTGAAAAGGGGACACCAGAACAATATGCATACGGCGCTAAAGGTATTGGTGAAATTTCCAGTATTCCAATTGCACCAGCTATTGCAAATGCGTATCGTCGTATTGACGGAGAACCACGTAGATCCTTGCCGATTCAACATACAGGTTATAAAAAATAG
- a CDS encoding nucleobase:cation symporter-2 family protein → MSKAISGVDHVDGMLPIPQLFAYGLQHVLAMYAGAVAVPIIIAQAMNLPIEDLIRLITADLFTCGVATLIQTLGFGPIGGRIPLIQGVTFASVGPMIMIGQQHDITTIYGAIIVAGIFTFLVAPFFSRLIRLFPPVVTGTIITIIGINLMPVAVKWMGGGAGSPNFGDPLNIALGVATFVIVIITYRFGKGFIGNLAILVGLILGTALAMLCGVTDFSEVGRSQWVSIVTPLYFGLPTFDFASIISMIIVMLVVMVETTGDSIAVGEIVDKPIGQKELAAVLRADGLSTLIGGILNSFPYTAFAQNVGLIAVTRVKSRFVVAASGVILILLGLFPKLAAIVACIPNAVLGGAGIAMFGMIIASGIRSLGKVSFDGNYNLMLVAISIGVSMIPLAAPNFYAHFPDWAQILLKSGITAGSIIAVLLNVVFNGFGYKTVNEPNRAIHKYRHFTRFKGYPKHFYQ, encoded by the coding sequence ATGAGTAAAGCTATATCTGGCGTCGACCATGTAGATGGTATGCTGCCAATCCCGCAATTGTTTGCTTATGGCTTACAGCACGTACTAGCTATGTACGCAGGTGCAGTAGCGGTACCAATCATCATCGCACAAGCGATGAACTTACCTATTGAAGACTTAATTCGTTTGATTACGGCCGACTTGTTCACATGTGGTGTTGCTACATTGATTCAAACATTAGGCTTTGGTCCTATCGGTGGTCGTATTCCTCTTATTCAAGGTGTAACATTTGCTTCTGTAGGTCCAATGATTATGATTGGTCAGCAGCATGATATTACAACTATCTACGGTGCGATTATCGTAGCCGGTATCTTTACATTCCTTGTGGCTCCATTCTTTAGTCGTTTGATTCGTCTATTCCCACCTGTAGTAACAGGCACTATCATTACTATTATTGGTATCAACTTGATGCCAGTAGCAGTTAAATGGATGGGCGGCGGTGCAGGCAGTCCAAACTTTGGTGATCCGCTTAACATTGCCCTTGGTGTAGCTACATTTGTTATTGTTATTATAACCTATCGATTTGGTAAAGGATTTATTGGTAATCTAGCAATCTTAGTAGGTCTTATCCTCGGTACAGCCCTTGCTATGCTTTGTGGTGTTACTGACTTCTCCGAAGTAGGTCGTTCTCAATGGGTATCCATTGTAACACCGTTATATTTTGGTCTTCCAACCTTTGACTTTGCTTCTATCATTTCTATGATCATTGTAATGCTCGTAGTTATGGTTGAAACAACTGGTGACAGTATCGCAGTAGGCGAAATCGTTGATAAACCTATCGGTCAAAAAGAGTTGGCTGCAGTACTTCGTGCTGATGGCTTATCTACTCTTATCGGTGGTATTCTTAACAGCTTCCCTTACACAGCGTTCGCTCAAAACGTTGGTCTTATCGCTGTAACACGTGTTAAGAGCCGCTTCGTTGTAGCAGCATCTGGTGTTATTCTTATTTTATTAGGTCTTTTCCCTAAATTAGCTGCTATCGTAGCTTGTATCCCAAATGCCGTTTTAGGCGGTGCAGGTATCGCAATGTTTGGTATGATTATTGCCAGCGGTATCCGTTCCCTTGGTAAAGTTAGCTTTGATGGTAACTACAACTTGATGTTAGTAGCAATCAGTATTGGTGTATCCATGATTCCTCTAGCTGCGCCTAACTTCTACGCTCATTTCCCAGATTGGGCTCAAATTCTTTTGAAATCTGGTATCACAGCTGGTAGTATCATTGCCGTTCTTCTAAACGTTGTATTCAATGGCTTTGGTTACAAAACTGTTAACGAACCTAATCGTGCAATACATAAATACCGTCACTTCACACGATTCAAAGGCTATCCTAAACATTTCTATCAATAA
- a CDS encoding RuBisCO large subunit C-terminal-like domain-containing protein has product MKDERFIVTYRIEASSYEEAKAIAWAVQVEQTIEFPYEFVTDPYIKGTITGRLESLEPMKQDSAYVNVGVMPNAVIDISRYYVARISYLVDSTALEATQFLNVVFGNSSLQPHIWVVDVELCPTLYDVFKGPRFGLHGIRQLVETPTRPMIQAVVKPMGTPNEELARMCGAYTRGGADVIKDDHGISNQSFSQFKDRVKRCAAIVREMNDKHGTHTLYAANVSGDGTDVIERAYFAKEAGATALMVASGLVGFGWLHKLASDEKLQLPIIHHPAYSGGFVSPGTSGIADYLQLGLLPRIFGADMPIFVSYGGRFTFTEEQCKRISNYIKQPMALMKAACPAPGGGVTDARLNELVKLYGNDTMFLVGGDMFRRGPDIESNMAYFVERLTDLSESKS; this is encoded by the coding sequence ATGAAAGACGAGCGATTTATAGTTACGTATCGAATAGAAGCAAGTTCATATGAAGAGGCAAAAGCTATTGCGTGGGCTGTTCAAGTAGAACAAACCATAGAGTTTCCTTATGAGTTTGTCACAGATCCATATATTAAAGGAACCATTACTGGTCGATTAGAATCTCTTGAACCGATGAAACAGGATTCTGCATATGTTAATGTTGGTGTCATGCCAAATGCTGTTATCGATATATCTCGTTACTATGTGGCTCGTATTTCATATCTTGTAGATAGTACTGCCTTAGAAGCAACGCAATTTTTAAATGTTGTCTTTGGAAACTCGTCCTTACAACCTCATATTTGGGTGGTAGATGTTGAATTATGCCCAACTCTTTACGATGTGTTTAAAGGACCACGTTTTGGTTTGCATGGGATTCGCCAACTAGTGGAAACACCAACGCGTCCTATGATTCAAGCCGTTGTAAAACCTATGGGGACACCTAATGAAGAGCTAGCTCGTATGTGTGGTGCTTATACACGTGGTGGGGCAGATGTCATTAAGGATGACCATGGTATTTCTAATCAGTCATTCTCTCAATTTAAAGATCGGGTAAAGCGATGTGCTGCTATAGTGCGTGAAATGAATGATAAACACGGCACACATACCTTATATGCAGCTAATGTGTCTGGCGATGGTACAGACGTAATAGAACGTGCTTATTTTGCTAAGGAAGCTGGCGCAACGGCTCTTATGGTGGCCTCAGGGCTCGTTGGGTTTGGTTGGCTACATAAACTAGCTAGTGATGAAAAATTACAATTGCCCATTATACACCATCCCGCTTATTCAGGTGGATTTGTAAGTCCTGGCACATCTGGTATAGCTGATTATCTACAATTAGGCTTGTTACCTCGTATTTTTGGGGCTGATATGCCAATCTTTGTATCCTATGGTGGACGATTTACTTTCACAGAGGAGCAATGTAAGAGAATTTCGAATTATATTAAACAACCTATGGCATTGATGAAAGCGGCTTGCCCAGCTCCAGGTGGTGGTGTAACAGATGCTCGTCTTAATGAACTAGTTAAGTTGTATGGCAATGATACGATGTTCCTCGTTGGGGGCGATATGTTCCGTAGAGGTCCGGATATCGAGTCTAATATGGCTTACTTTGTAGAGCGTTTGACTGACTTATCTGAAAGTAAGTCATAA
- a CDS encoding MBL fold metallo-hydrolase, protein MSESSPLEVHVLASGSKGNCTVIKKGNSVILHDVGISCRRIVNGLKELHIDMAQVEGIFISHEHSDHIAGLQQLLKRFDIPVYTKQGTWREIQDKLIVPKNQLIELTKGSLSLGNLVVESFGVSHDAADPIGINVFAGKDKATVVTDTGVISDSILHRMDDTTLLVLEANYDPHMLRFGPYQPFLKQRVASDEGHLSNEMAARALLMMKRPDFMQVILAHRSENNNNAVLVTQTIGQMLVDGGVRIGPEMKLQHGQPNEIVSMQSVKR, encoded by the coding sequence ATGAGTGAATCCTCACCGTTGGAGGTCCATGTCCTTGCTAGTGGTAGTAAGGGCAATTGTACAGTAATAAAAAAAGGGAACTCCGTCATATTGCACGATGTGGGCATTAGTTGCCGGCGCATCGTCAATGGTTTAAAAGAATTGCATATCGATATGGCACAGGTAGAGGGCATTTTTATCAGTCATGAACATAGTGATCATATTGCAGGGCTTCAACAATTGTTGAAACGTTTTGATATTCCTGTGTATACAAAACAAGGAACGTGGCGTGAAATTCAAGATAAGTTAATTGTGCCAAAGAACCAATTAATCGAATTGACTAAGGGTAGCCTCTCTCTTGGCAATCTTGTAGTCGAGTCATTTGGCGTTAGTCATGATGCGGCTGATCCAATAGGTATTAATGTATTTGCTGGAAAAGATAAGGCTACTGTCGTTACCGATACGGGTGTAATTTCTGATAGTATCTTACATCGTATGGATGATACAACTCTGCTAGTACTAGAAGCCAATTATGACCCTCATATGCTGCGCTTTGGTCCTTATCAACCATTTTTAAAACAACGTGTTGCTAGTGATGAAGGTCATTTAAGCAATGAAATGGCTGCCCGAGCTTTACTCATGATGAAGCGACCTGACTTTATGCAAGTTATTTTGGCCCATCGTTCTGAAAATAACAATAATGCCGTCCTTGTTACGCAAACGATAGGACAGATGCTTGTAGATGGAGGCGTTCGCATTGGGCCGGAAATGAAATTGCAACATGGACAACCTAATGAAATTGTGTCTATGCAATCTGTAAAGAGGTAG